Proteins encoded by one window of Astatotilapia calliptera chromosome 13, fAstCal1.2, whole genome shotgun sequence:
- the aftphb gene encoding aftiphilin isoform X5: MEPNIIPLHSSSLPLMDDDGDGEVASEEDEFKDFSVGMSCSSLNFADATESPSSFRPPSPTSEPATHQPSCSSNCAGEQSQPTSEVKLESGKAQMDVGQEDYNAEPSLHLTNGFAESEHNSGAHTFSVGGRSPVEETEFADFTVFTKQTGHPWCCGFSPLANTEQEDARVKGTNSTFSEQIHESGEDFIMESEPRYHCAHKEKQNICTEIREKRDAALVQPSQVHHQPQEATGNWSFPSEEEELDKPWDSQRERRNSFNSLQTSEVQDDGDAEEIFQTCSMHEPMSEDLASFSDDLSFEVASADLEPNVSSLASQDDQTDWDQFDEDEDLGNCRHSDSFGNSNVTNLNQTESDRDIHHYEYPTQENSATSKQSQSGTNLQDRFADFTDSSFEHHRPQEDLQTADAGVQILGNLPLSDSFADFCSAPTQEDEEGSWVEFNDQSAEDGRSWRQFRAPVSSLQTDVDDEEKNKQDRVEGTRRNSSQDSLPCRVQEILQASFPKVVVPAVEDEKELVGLSALLQAEHLSESGEEVPVPSSAQRIQQEILRPHQDVHNAVGLQFQWGGSHTNRTLLSCLGVDTRNVVFTGRNKQSVTVPAFASSLGMLEPTKDAVPAACSSGSTAVTAQAPPGPRDIPGPSTHSAQEELPSSQLDWSGRGLSSSQDAQTVLLSVWITLVLRMRAGPAVAPKARVPLQELIQSCMS, from the exons ATGGAACCCAACATCATACCCTTGCACTCCTCTTCCTTGCCtctgatggatgatgatggtgatggggaGGTGGCATCAGAGGAGGATGAGTTTAAGGACTTTTCTGTCGGGATGTCCTGCTCCTCTCTTAATTTTGCTGATGCAACTGAGTCACCTTCTAGTTTCAGACCTCCTTCTCCAACCTCAGAACCAGCCACCCATCAACCCAGTTGCAGCTCTAATTGCGCAGGTGAACAATCCCAGCCTACATCCGAAGTGAAGCTGGAGTCTGGTAAGGCTCAGATGGATGTAGGACAGGAGGATTATAATGCTGAACCTTCTTTGCACCTCACAAATGGATTTGCTGAAAGTGAACATAACTCTGGGGCCCATACTTTTTCTGTAGGTGGTCGGTCTCCTGTGGAGGAAACGGAGTTTGCTGATTTCACTGTGTTTACAAAGCAGACGGGACACCCCTGGTGTTGTGGCTTCTCTCCACTGGCTAACACAGAGCAGGAGGATGCGAGAGTAAAAGGGACAAACAGCACCTTTAGTGAACAAATACATGAATCAGGAGAGGATTTTATTATGGAATCTGAGCCCAGATATCACtgtgcacacaaagaaaaacaaaacatctgcacTGAGATCAGGGAGAAAAGAGATGCAGCACTTGTGCAACCATCTCAGGTCCATCATCAGCCTCAGGAAGCTACAGGAAATTGGAGTTTTCCTTCTGAAGAGGAGGAGCTAGATAAGCCTTGGGATAGTCAGAGGGAAAGGAGGAATAGCTTTAATTCTCTTCAAACCTCTGAGGTACAGGACGATGGAGATGCAGAAGAAATCTTTCAAACATGTAGTATGCATGAGCCTATGTCAGAGGACTTGGCATCCTTCAGTGATGATTTGTCATTTGAGGTTGCTTCTGCAGATTTGGAACCAAATGTTTCATCCCTTGCTTCTCAAGATGATCAAACTGACTGGGACCAGtttgatgaagatgaagaccTGGGAAACTGCAGACATTCTGACTCTTTTGGAAACAGTAATGTGACAAACCTCAACCAGACTGAGTCAGACAGGGACATTCATCACTACGAATATCCGACTCAGGAAAATTCTGCTACCTCCAAACAGTCACAATCTGGAACAAATTTGCAAGACAGATTTGCTGACTTTACTGACAGCAGTTTTGAGCATCACAGACCTCAAGAAGATCTTCAAACAGCTGATGCAGGGGTGCAGATTCTGGGAAATCTCCCACTGAGTGACAGCTTTGCAGATTTCTGCTCGGCGCCCACgcaggaggatgaagaggggTCGTGGGTGGAATTCAATGACCAGAGTGCAGAGGATGGAAGAAGTTGGAGACAGTTCAGAGCACCAGTCAGCAGCCTGCAGACTGATGTAGACGATGAGGAAAAGaataagcaggacagagtggaAGGAACAAGAAGAAACAGCTCTCAG GATTCACTGCCCTGTCGTGTCCAGGAAATCCTTCAAGCCAGTTTCCCAAAGGTAGTGGTTCCAGCTGTGGAAGATGAGAAGGAGCTGGTTGGCCTCAGTGCTTTGCTTCAAGCTGAGCATCTCTCTGAGAGTGGGGAGGAGGTACCAGTCCCCAGCAGTGCTCAGCG GATTCAGCAGGAGATATTGAGGCCACATCAGGATGTCCACAATGCAGTTGGGCTCCAGTTTCAATGGGGGGGCTCCCATACTAACAGGACTCTGCTCAGTTGTCTTGGCGTGGACACAAGAAACGTT GTGTTCACTGGGAGAAATAAGCAGTCTGTGACTGTGCCTGCTTTTGCATCCAGTCTG GGAATGCTTGAGCCAACCAAAGATGCCGTGCCAGCTGCCTGCTCTTCAGGAAGCACAGCTGTTACAGCACAAGCACCTCCAGGGCCCCGGGATATACCGGGCCCCTCAACACATTCAGCGCAG GAGGAGCTCCCTTCCAGCCAGCTGGACTGGAGCGGTCGTGGCCTTAGCAGCTCTCAGGACG